A stretch of DNA from Deltaproteobacteria bacterium:
AGATCGAGCGCCGGGGTTTCGCCGGCATCTACTGCCCGAGCTTCGGCGACGGACTCGGTCTGTGCGAGGCGCTCGCATTCGCGACCGAGCGCATCCCGTTCGGGACGACGATCGCGAACATCTATGTGCGCCATGCCACAGACTACGCGCAGACCGCCTCGCTGATTCACGAGCTTTCCGGCGGGCGGTTCCGCTTCGGCGTGGGTGTCTCGCACGGGCCGGCGCTCGATCGGCTGGGCGTGAAGGCGGGCCCGCCGCTAGGAGACATCCGCGGATTCGTCGCCGCGCTGCGCGCGAACCCGCGCCTGGGCGAGCAGCCCCCGATCGTGCTCGCGACGCTGCGCAAGCGGATGATCGCCCTGGCCGCCGAGATCGCGCAGGGAATGGTCTTCGCGAACGGCGCGCGCTCGCACATGCGCGAGTCTCTCGGAACGCTGCCGCCCGCGCGGGCGAACGATCCGGACTTCTTCATCGGCAACATGATTCCGACCTGCATCTCCGACGACATCGCGGCCGCCGCGGCGACGAATCGAAAGACGCTGATCGGCTACGTCTCGATGCCGAACTACCGCAACTACTGGCGCGAAGCCGGCTATGTCGAGGAGATGAACGCGATCGAGGCCGCGGTCACGGCCCGGGACTTCGAACGCGTGCCTTCGCTGATGACGGACGAGTGGCTCTCGGACGTCACGCTCTACGGCCCCGCCTCGCGCGTGCGCGAGGGACTCGAGGCCTGGTACGACGCGGGAATCCGAACTCCGATCCTCGTGCCGTCGTCGGCCGCAGGAAACCAGATGAAGGCGTTCGAGGAGCTCTTCGCCTGTCTGGCGCGCTAGCGCGATACGACGCGGTCCCGGCCGGGCTCAGCGGCCTTTGCGCTGGATTCCCTGGATCGACAGGTAGTCGCGCGTGGCTTCGGCGTCGGGGGGGTCGCTGCGCAGCGCGAATGACTCGCGCAGCCAGCCGCCGCCCTGCCCCGCGACCGAGAAGCTCTGCGCGACCGGGAGCATCACGCCGAAGCCGGTTCCGCTTCCCTGCCACTTCGGATCGAGCAGGTCGTCGGCGCTGAACCGCCCGGTGAAGATTCCCACCTCGTACACGGCGCCGCGGCTCCGGCGCGAGATCCAGTACAGCGGCTGAAGCGTGAGCGCGTCGATCCAGACGCTGACCGCGCGGACCATCCCTTCGGGTTCCTTGCGCTCTCCAGCGAGCACCAGCGCGCGGCGCAGCTCCCAGCGGTCGGACGCCGGCGACAGACCGCTCGGGCCGTAGTTCCGCTCGGGATCGCTCGGATACCCGCGCTCGCTCCCGTTTGCGGGCGCGAGCACGTCGCGCACGCCTTCGAGCTTCCAGGTGTACGCGTTGGGGCGGATCACGAGCCCGACGAAGCCGGTCCGGATCGGCTCGGCCGCGCTCATCGCGGGATTTCCCACGTCGACCATCTGCTCGCTCACCGTCATGCCGACGTTTCCGACCGAGCGGCCGCGCGTGTAGCTCGGCAGGTAGACGCCTTCGACCTGTTGCGGCGGCGCGCGGCGCACCTTGCGCTGGCCCGGGAGGTAGACGAAGACGTCGTCGGTCGCCCGGTAGTCGCTCTCCGCGGCGGTCTTCTGGAACTGCCGCCAGGCCAGGCCGCGCGCGCTCTCGGGAGCCGAGAACGATCCGCCGGCCACGAAGCGCTCGCCGCGGGCGTCGTCGGCCGCGCCGGGTACACCGTGCAGTGGCATCAGGAAGAAGCTGCCATTGAAGCCGGTGATGCCGCGACCGCCGCCGGTGACCTCGGTGACGCGGAAATCGCCGCGAAATCCCGAGCCCAGGTAGCGGTACCGGTAGTTCCACGCCCAGCGCAGACCCGCGTCGGCGGAGTCGTCCGCGATGCTCTCCGGTGCGAACGGAAGCCCGTTGCCGGAATAGCCGACGAGGTTCCCGTCGCGATCGAGCGAGGCCTTTCCCGCGTTCGCCGCGGTCGCCTCGGCGAAGAACGGGGGCACCGGATAGCGCCGGTAGCACGGACCGACCTCGAGCTTCATGCCCTCGAAGAAGAACGCGTCGCGGCGCTCCCAGACCTCGTCCGGCAGCCAGCCGCGCAGGCGCTCGACGGACCCGAAGTCGACGAGCTCGCCCGGCCGCCACGCGGGCGGAATCACGTCCTCGGCACCTGGGCCGGTCTCCGGCGCCTCCTGCACGGGCCGGGCAGCGCAGGCGCCCTCGGGCGGAACCTCGAAGCTGCTGGCCACCGGCGCGAACGCGAGCAGGACCACCAGGAACGCGACTGCGGCGCGGCTGCAGCTCATCTTCGCGCAGGGTATCGGATCGACCGGCGATCTCACGCTACCCTGGGACGGGGAGAGACGCGCATGCCTTCGAGCGAGATCGCGATCGCGTTCGAGACCGGCCAGCCGGTGCGCCTTCACGCGGGCGATGGCGAGGTGCTCGTCGCGCGAATCCTCTCCTACGACGCCGACGAGATCTGCTTCATGGTCGTCTCGTCCTCGCGGCCGGAGCGCTACGCGGTCTGTGACTCGACGGGGTTCCGGCGCCGCTGGCAAGAGATCGAACGCGCGGTGCTCGTCTCAGCTCGCAAGCAGCGCTAGCGCCTCGGCGTGCAACAGGCCGTTCGTCGTGACCAGGCTGCCGCGGTAGATCGATCGCTCGCCGGCGAGCGTCGTCGCCTTCCCGCCGGCCTCCTCGATCAGGATCTGCAACGCGGCGATGTCCCAGGGCGCGACCACCGGATCGACGGCGATCTCGCCGGATCCGGTGGCGACCAGGCAGTGCTGCCAGAAGTCGCCGAAGCCGCGCTGTCGGTGCGTCGCGTGCGCGAGGCGAAGCAGGCCGGGCGGCGTGCGGCCGCCTTCGTAGCCGCCGAGGCTGCCGTGGAAGAGCTGGGCGATCGCGAGCTCGCGAACGCCCGACACGCGCAGGCGCCGCCCGCCCTGCCAGGCGCCGCCGCCGCGCGAAGCGTGCCAACGGCTGGCCAGCGCCGGCGCGCTGACCAGGCCGGCCACGACCTCCGACTCGATCTCGATCGCGAGCAGCGTCGCGAAGACGGGAATTCCGCGCACGAAGTTCGCGGTGGCGTCGATCGGATCGATGATCAGGCGCGAGCTCGCCCGACCCGCCTGCTCGCCCTGCTCCTCGCCGAAGACGCCGAGCTCGGGCTGCCGCTCCGAGACGAGCTTTCGCGCGGCGGTCTCGATCTCGCGGTCCGCCTCCGTGACCAGGCTCCGGTCCGGCTTCTCGTCGACGCGCAGGTCGACGCGGCGGAACAGCCGCCGCGCGATCTCGTCGGAGCGATCGGCGATCTCGGAGAGAAGCGGCAGCCAGTCGGCGGTCGTCACGAGCCGCAGACTAGCAGACGAGCCGCGGCGCTCAGGCTGCGCCGGCTCCGCGCGCCCGGTCGAGCGCGCGATGGAGCTCTTCGAGCGCGCGCTCGGCGCTCGACGCAGGGCCGAGCGGCGCGGGGATCGCGGCCATCAGCAGGCTCGGTGACACGCGCAGCGATCCGAGCGAGAGCTCGGTTCCCTCGAGCGCGACCCGCAGCCGCTCCGCGACCAGGTTCAGCGACGGCTCGTCGCAGCCGGGCAGAACGGCGGCGATCTGCGCCTCGCCGAGCCGGCCGATCTCGTCGCAGGCGCGCAGGCGGCGGCGAAGCCCCCGGCCCAGATCCGCGATCGCGCGCTCGAAGTCGGCCGCGCCAGCGCTCTCCCGAACGGCCTTGTCGCCCTCGAACTCGAAGATCACCAATGCCATCTCGCCGCGGTGCTGCTGCGCACGCGCGATGAACGCGCCGAGCAGAGTCTCGAAGGACGCACGCACCAGCAGCGGCGAGCCCGGCTCGCGTTCGAGCACAGCGGCAAGCGATCGGTGCAGGTCGTCGAAGGCTCCGCGGGTGTCGCTCTCCGACTCCATCGCGACGATTCGCTGCCAAGGCTTCACACCAGAGGCGATCGGACGCGCTGCGACGGGAATTGAGTCTCGCGCTTGCCGGAAACCCCGCAGAGGCGCTAAACCACACCGACGTGCGCGCGAGGTGCGGGAGCCCTGCGTGTCGCTGCCAGCCGCATCGTCAAGAGGAGAGCGCTTTGAGCCATCCCTCCACACCTCTAGCGCCAGAGCCGTCGGCACAGGGCGTTGATCTCGCTGCGAAGACGGTGCGCGTGCTGACCGTCGACGCGGTGCGACAGGCCGGGATCGGCCACGTCGGACTGCCGCTCGGCTGCGCCGAGATCGGCGTACTGCTCTACTCCGAGATCCTGAAGCACGACCCCGCGCGGCCCGACTGGTTCGATCGCGATCGCTTCGTGCTCTCGGCGGGCCACGGCTCGATGCTCTTGTACTCGCTCCTGCACCTGTCGGGCTACGACCTGCCGATCGACGAGATCCGCAAGTTCCGGCAGCTGCACTCGCGAACGCCCGGACACCCCGAGTACGGCGCGACGCCCGGCGTCGAGACCACGACCGGCCCGCTCGGGCAGGGGCTGGGCAACGCGGTCGGGATGGCGCTCGCGGAGCGGATCCTGGCCGCGCGCTTCGGCGCGGAGCTGGTCGACCACCGGACCTACGTGCTCGCCAGCGACGGCGATCTGATGGAGGGCGTCGCGCACGAGGCCAGCTCGCTCGCCGGGCACCTGGGCCTGGGCAAGCTGATCGTGCTCTACGACGACAACTCGATCACGATCGAAGGCCCGACGTCCCTCTCGTTCTCGGAGGACGTCGCGCGCCGCTACGAGTCGTACGGTTGGGAGGTGCAGCGCGCGGACGGGCACTCGCGCGACGCGGTCCGAGCCGCGCTGCTCCGCGCGCAGAAGGACGAAGAGAAGCCGCACCTGATCATCTGCCGCACGCACATCGGTCAGGGCTCGCCGGCGGTCGACAGCTCCGACGCGCACGGATCGTTCAAGGACGGCGAGGCCACCGAGCAGACCCGCGCGAATCTCGGCTGGACGCTCGGCCCGTTCGAGGTTCCAGAGCCTGCGCGCGAGGTGTTCCGGGCCAACGCTTCGCGCGGCGCCGCGCTGCGACGCGACTGGGAGGTGCGCCGCACGCGCGTGCTCGCGGATCCCGGTCTCGCGGTGCTCTGGCGCGCGATGGTCGAACGCGAGCTGCCGGCGGACCTGTCGCAGCGGCTGCCGCAGATGCGCGGCGAGAAGCCGATGGCCACGCGGCAGGCGTCGGGAAAGCTGATCAACGCGCTGGCGAAGTCCGTTCCGTCGCTGATCGGCGGCTCCGCGGACCTGGCCGGCTCGAACAACACCGCGATCGCCGGCGAGGCGTCGATCTCGCGCGGGAAGTTCGTCGGCAGGAATCTGCACTTCGGCGTGCGCGAGCACGCGATGGGGGCGCTCGCCAACGGTCTGGCCCTGCACGGCGGGATCCGCCCCTACACCGGGACGTTCCTGGTCTTCAGTGACTACATGCGGCCGGCGTTGCGCCTGGCGGCGCTGATGTCGCAGCCGGTCGTGTTCATCTTCTCGCACGACTCGATCTTCGTCGGCGAGGACGGCCCCACGCATCAGCCCGTCGAGCAGATCGCGGCCCTGCGCGCGATTCCGAACCTCGAGGTGTGGCGGCCCGCGGATGCGCGCGAGACGGTCGCGGCCTGGCAAGCGGCGCTCGCCCGATCCCACGGGCCGACCGCGCTTCTGCTCTCGCGCCAGAACCTGCCGGTGCTCGATCAGGACGGCGTCGAGGCGCAGGCCGCGCGGGGCGGCTGGATCGCGCTTCGCGAGGCCGGCACGGCGCCGCCCGAGCTCGTGATCGCGGCGACCGGATCGGAGCTTTCGCCCGCGCTCGGCGCCGCGGCACGGCTCGCCGCAGAAGGACGGCGCGTGCGCGTGGTGTCGCTGCCGTGCCTGGAGCGGTTCGCCGAGCAGGACGAGGCGTATCGCGAGTCGGTGCTGCCGGCCGCGCCGCGCCGGGTTCTGGTCGAGGCCGGCGTGGCGCTCGGGCTCGGAAGCTGGCTGCGGCCCGGCGACGGCTTCGTCGGCATGACCGGATTCGGCGCGTCGGCGTCGTACCAAGCCCTGGCCCAGGAGTTCGGCTTCAGCGCCGAGAACGTCCATCGCGTGGCGAAGGGAATCCTCTCCTGATCCCCCGGCCCGCCGCCTGGCGCAGCGCGTTCGGGGCGAGCGCGATCGTGCTGCTGTCGGGCTGCGCGACGTTCTCGCCCTCGCTCGACGGCGTCTACCGCGACGAGGACGTGATCACCCGGGAATCCGGACCCGAGCCCGTGACGCTGCTCGCGATCGGCGACATCGGCGAGCCCCACGGCCGCGACCCGCGCCTGCACGCGTCGATGGCGCGGCGGCTCGAGAGCTCGGCCGGGGCGCCGATCCTGGTGCTCGGCGACGTGTTCTACCGCCACGGCCTGCTCGGCTTCTGCCGCTCGGCGAGCGGTCGGGTCTCGAAGAAGGGCTGCGAGCGACCGGGGCCGGCCGACCGGCAGCTCGATGCGATCCTGGGTCCGTACGCGCGCAAGCTCGCGGGCCATCCCGTCGTCGCGCTGGCGGGAAATCACGACCACGTCGGAGATCCGCTCGCGACCGAGAACGCCTGCGCGAAGATCCCCCCGCTCGGAGATGGGTGGCGCTACGTCGCGCGCGGCTGCGAGCTCGACGACGCGAACCCGATCGCCGTGCTCGACGCAGGCTCCGTGATCGTCGTGCTCGCCGACTCGCAGGCGATGATCGTGGACGGCGAGTTCCGCGAGCGCGCAAGCGCTGCGCTCCACACGGAACTGGCAAGACTGCGGCAAGAGCGGCCGGAAGCGTGGCTCGCGCTCGCGCTTCACCACCCGCTGGAGAGCTACGGCCTGCACAACGGCGCGGAGCCAGGCGCCGCGTTCCACAAGGATTTCTCAGCGCTGCTCGGCGGGCTGCTGGCTCCGATCACGCTCCCGATCGAGTGGGCCACGGGCGGCGGCGGCCAGCAGCTCTACGGCTGGGGCAATCGCGGCTACCGGCGCGAGCTGTACCGCGCGCTCGAGGACGCGCCCGTCGACGTCGTGCTCGCCGGTCACGACCACAGCCTGCAGCTGATCGAGCTCGAGCACCCGGGCGCGCGCTGGCAGATCGTCTCCGGATCCGGCGCCAAGCACTCGCGCGTGAAGCGCTTCGGGCTCGACTTCCTGTGGATGAACCGGCTCGCGCGCGCGATCGGGCTTCGCGACCTCGGGCCCTCCGTCGCGCACCATCTGGCGTTCGCCGCCGGCGACGGCGACGACCGCGGGCGCGCGGGCTTCGGCTATGCGGTGCTGGTCGCCTCGAAGGAGCGGCTGCGCGTGGAGTTCTGGGACCTCGCAGTCGCTACACCGCTCGGCGTCGCCGAGCTCGGGCGTCCGAGCCCGGCGCGCTGAGCCCGAGCGGTCGCAGCTAGGCGCGTCGCTCCAGCCGAGCGGAGTCGTCGTAGAGCTTGCGCACCGCCACCTGTCCGGGCTTGCCGACGGCCAGGCAGAGCTCGCAGAGCGTGCACTCGTCGAGGTTCTTCTCGATCACCTCGAGCGCGCCGCTGCTCGATACCTTGAAGATGTCGACCGGGCAGACCTCGGCGAGCTTGCGCGAGGCCGCCGAGTCGCTTGCGAGCTCGGGATCCACGTCGACCGCGATGAAGAGCGCCATCCGACTCACCTCCCCAGCTGCTTCCAGACCAGCGCCGGGATGTCCTCGATGCGCTCCGCGACGGCGATTCCCGCCGCGCGCATGCGCTCGATCTTCTCCGCCGTGGTGTCGGCCTTGCCCTCGACGATCGTGCCGGCGTGGCCGAAGCGCATGCCGGGCATCGCGTCCATGAAGCGGCCGGCCATGAACGCGACCACGGGCAGGCGAGAGCGGTGGTCGGTCACCCAGCGCGCGAGGTCCGCCTCCATCCGGCCGCCCGGCTCGGAGTAGATCGCGATAGCCTCGGTCTCGGGGTCGGCCTCGAAGAGCGGCATCAGCTCCGCGTAGCTCGAGCCGATGATCGCGTCGCCGCCGATCGAGACCGCCGTCGACTGGCCGAGGCCCGCGGCCGAGAGCGTGTTGCAGATCTCGGTGGTCATTCCGCCCGAGCGCGACATCACGCCGATGCGGCCCTTGGTGAAGGCCTTGCGCGCGTCGACCGCGCGCCCGCCGAGCCCGCCGATCTTCGCCTCGCCGGGCGAGAGCACGCCCAGGCAGTTCGGGCCGATGATCCGCGCGCCGCGAAGCTCGGCGAGCTCGACCATCTGCGCGACTTCGAAGCGCGGAATGTTCTCGGTCACGATCACGAGCAGTTTCACGCCCGCCTCGATCGCCTCGAACGCGGCGTCGCGCGCGAATGCCGGCGGGACCGAGATCACCGACGCGTCGACGCGCGTCTTCTTCGCGATCTGCTCGACCGTGTCGTAGACCGGAACTCCGTGCACGTCGCGACCGCCGCGCCCCGGAGTGACTCCGCCGACGATCCGGGTGCCGTAGTCGAGACACTCTCGGGTCATCGAGACCGCTTCGCGCCCCGTGATTCCCTGGATGATGCAGGTCGTGTCGGCGGTGATCAGGATCGACACGCTCAGGCCCTCTTCATCTTGGCGACGGCGCGCCCGGCGGCTTCGTACATGGAGACGCTGCGGTCGCAGAACTCGACGCCGTACTTGCCGAGCAGCTTGAAGCCCTCCTGCTCCCACGAGCCGGGGATGCGGAAGATCGCGATCTTCTCGCCCGGATCGTGGCCGGACTCGACCACGCCCTTGATCACGCCGCGCGCGACCATGTCGACGCGGGTGTTCGAGACGACGTTCATCATCACCGCGATCTTCTTCACGCCGGGCTTCGCGAGGATCAGCCTGGTCAGCGCGGCGACCTTCCCCACGCTGGGATTCCCGCCGATCTCGCAGTAGTTGGCCGGGTCGCCGCCGTGGCTGCGCACCGCGTCGAAGAGCGTGAGCGATCCCCCGCCGGCTCCGATGATCAAGCCCAGCGTCCCGTCGAATTCGGTCACGTTTCCCGCCACGCCGCGGTGATCGGCCGCGTTGATCGCGGCGCCATCGAGCTCGAACTTCGTCGGCGGGCGGGCCATGCGCGTCTCGTCGTCGCCGATGCCGAGCTCGCGAAGCAGCGCCGCGTGCTGCGAGCGCGCCTCCGCCTCCATGTCGACGTGCGCGTCGAGCGCGACGAAGCTGCCGTCGGCGAGCTTCGCCAGCGGATTGATCTCGGCGAGCGTGAGCCCGTACTGCATGAAGATGCGCGCGAGCGGGGCGACGAATCTCACCAGCGCGTTCACGTCGGAGCCGCTGGCGAGCTGTGCGACCAGCTGCTTGGCGCGGTACTCCGAGAACGGCAGGAGCGTCGAGAAGTGGCGCTTGGCGATGTGGTCGGGGTGCTTCTCGGCGACCTCCTCCACGTCGATCCCGCCCATGTCGGAGAGGATCATCACCGGGCGCTTGGCGATCCCGTCCCAGGTGACGCCGAGGTAGTACTCCTGCGCCACCGGCTGCCGGCTCTCGACCAGCACGCCGCGCGGCTTGTGGCCGTTGATCTCGAGCCGGAGGATCGTCTCTGCGGCGGCCGCGGCCTGGTCTGCGTTCTCTGCGAAGAGCACGCCGCCCGCCTTCATGCGCCCGCCGGAGAGCACCTGACTCTTCAGCACCGTCGGCCCGGCGATGCCAGCCGCGATCTGGCGCGCCTCGTCCGCGGAGCGCGCGAGCCTGGAGCCCTTGGGCAATGCCACGCCGTGTCGCGCGAGAAGCTGCTTCGATTCGTACTCGTAGAAGCGCAAGAGGGGTCCCTCCCGAGGCCGAGCCTTTTTACTCCACGGGCGCCAAAGGGGCAATTGTCGAAACGCCGATACGAGAGGCGAGGAGACACCCATGGCGAAGGTGCTCGGCATCCTGCTGATCGTGCTCGGCGTGTGGATCGGAATGGAGATCTTCACGAAGGGGACGGACGAGGCGTTCGGCGGCCTCTTCGCCGCGGGCGGAGCGCGCGAGGCGGGGGCGCCGGCGGAGCCGCCGGTCCAGCGCATCCGGTCGCGCGTCGAGCGGGACATGGCGGCGGGGCTGGCGCGCTCGAACACCGGGTTCGTCGAGCCGTCGGCCGACGAGAGCGACTCCGACGAGGAGTAGCGCGGCTAGAGGTTGCCCTTGTGCTGGCCGCCGTCGACCGAGATGACCACGCCGGTGATCCAGCTCGCGCGCGGTGACGCCGCGAAGACGATCGCGCTCGCGACCTCTTCGGCCGTGCCGAGCCGTCCCCACGGGATCGAGGCGCGGATCGCGTCGTAGTAGGGTCGATTTCCGTTCTTGATCTGCTCCCAGACGCCGCCGGGAAACTCGATCGAGCCCGGCGCGATCGAGAGCACGCGGATCTTCGCGGGCGCGAGCGCGACCGCGAGAGTCTTGGAGTGACTGATCAGCGCGGCCTTCGCGGCCGCGTACGAGGGCGGGCTTCCGGCTTCGAGCGCCGACGTGGAGGAGATGTGAACGATCACGCCGCCGCCCTGCTCGGTCATCCAGGGCACGACCTTCCAGCTCGCGCGCACGCTCGCCATCACGTCGACGTCGAACGAGACCTTCCAGCCCGCCTCGTCGTCGCTGATGCCGAATCCCGAGGAGTTGTTCACCAGCACGTCGATGCGTCCGAACTCCGCGCGCGCGGATTCGAGGAAGGCATCGAGCTCGGCGGCCTTGCCGACGTCGGCGGTCCGGGCGTGAACGCTGGCGCCGAGCGCGCGGATCTCTTTCGCGGTCGCTTCGAGCGCAGCGGCGCCGCGCGCGCAGATCGCGAGCTTCGCTCCTTCGTCGGCGAAGCCCAGCGCGGCGGCGCGTCCGATGCCGCGGCTCGCGCCGGTGATCACCACGACCTTGCCCGCGAGTCCAAGATCCATCGCTTGCTCCTAGCTCGCGAGCAGCGCTTCGAGGTCAGGCCACTCGATCGAGGACTGCGCCGCGAACGCGCGCATCAGCAGCTCGCGCCGCTCCGGATCCTTGCCCTGGCGGAACGCCGCCACGGTCTTGGCCAGATCGGCGGGCTTGGGGCACTCGGGCGAGCTCGTGGCGAGCACGCCCTTCTCGTGCTCGAGACCGAGGGCGTCGAGCCATTCGGCGAGCAGGTCCGAGTGGTACTCGAGGAAGTACTCGGCCAGCACCTCCTCGGCCACCGCCGCCATCGCCGTGCGCGACAGGGCCTGGCGCATCCACTCCGCCTGTCGCTTTCGCGGCTGCCTGCGCAGGAACACCGGGCGCAGCCGGAACGCGCCCGACGCCGCCGAGAGCGCGATCTGCTCGACGCCGGGCGCCTGCTCGTGGATCTCGGTCAGGAACGCCAGCGCCGCCTCGGGACCCATCCGCGCGAAAATCTCGTTGGACCGCATCTGGCCGGGATCATACCCGCCGAGCGCCTCCGGGCCAGCCACGGACCGCGATCAATCGGCCCGAGGCGGCGG
This window harbors:
- a CDS encoding LLM class flavin-dependent oxidoreductase translates to MASAALPAVSLAAVPGRRRATLELAREIERRGFAGIYCPSFGDGLGLCEALAFATERIPFGTTIANIYVRHATDYAQTASLIHELSGGRFRFGVGVSHGPALDRLGVKAGPPLGDIRGFVAALRANPRLGEQPPIVLATLRKRMIALAAEIAQGMVFANGARSHMRESLGTLPPARANDPDFFIGNMIPTCISDDIAAAAATNRKTLIGYVSMPNYRNYWREAGYVEEMNAIEAAVTARDFERVPSLMTDEWLSDVTLYGPASRVREGLEAWYDAGIRTPILVPSSAAGNQMKAFEELFACLAR
- a CDS encoding diguanylate cyclase, whose product is MKPWQRIVAMESESDTRGAFDDLHRSLAAVLEREPGSPLLVRASFETLLGAFIARAQQHRGEMALVIFEFEGDKAVRESAGAADFERAIADLGRGLRRRLRACDEIGRLGEAQIAAVLPGCDEPSLNLVAERLRVALEGTELSLGSLRVSPSLLMAAIPAPLGPASSAERALEELHRALDRARGAGAA
- a CDS encoding histidinol phosphatase codes for the protein MRRAPSARSKSSIARSTGRAEPAQPERRGSSASLRLVTTADWLPLLSEIADRSDEIARRLFRRVDLRVDEKPDRSLVTEADREIETAARKLVSERQPELGVFGEEQGEQAGRASSRLIIDPIDATANFVRGIPVFATLLAIEIESEVVAGLVSAPALASRWHASRGGGAWQGGRRLRVSGVRELAIAQLFHGSLGGYEGGRTPPGLLRLAHATHRQRGFGDFWQHCLVATGSGEIAVDPVVAPWDIAALQILIEEAGGKATTLAGERSIYRGSLVTTNGLLHAEALALLAS
- a CDS encoding SDR family oxidoreductase, with the translated sequence MDLGLAGKVVVITGASRGIGRAAALGFADEGAKLAICARGAAALEATAKEIRALGASVHARTADVGKAAELDAFLESARAEFGRIDVLVNNSSGFGISDDEAGWKVSFDVDVMASVRASWKVVPWMTEQGGGVIVHISSTSALEAGSPPSYAAAKAALISHSKTLAVALAPAKIRVLSIAPGSIEFPGGVWEQIKNGNRPYYDAIRASIPWGRLGTAEEVASAIVFAASPRASWITGVVISVDGGQHKGNL
- a CDS encoding DUF1329 domain-containing protein — its product is MSCSRAAVAFLVVLLAFAPVASSFEVPPEGACAARPVQEAPETGPGAEDVIPPAWRPGELVDFGSVERLRGWLPDEVWERRDAFFFEGMKLEVGPCYRRYPVPPFFAEATAANAGKASLDRDGNLVGYSGNGLPFAPESIADDSADAGLRWAWNYRYRYLGSGFRGDFRVTEVTGGGRGITGFNGSFFLMPLHGVPGAADDARGERFVAGGSFSAPESARGLAWRQFQKTAAESDYRATDDVFVYLPGQRKVRRAPPQQVEGVYLPSYTRGRSVGNVGMTVSEQMVDVGNPAMSAAEPIRTGFVGLVIRPNAYTWKLEGVRDVLAPANGSERGYPSDPERNYGPSGLSPASDRWELRRALVLAGERKEPEGMVRAVSVWIDALTLQPLYWISRRSRGAVYEVGIFTGRFSADDLLDPKWQGSGTGFGVMLPVAQSFSVAGQGGGWLRESFALRSDPPDAEATRDYLSIQGIQRKGR
- a CDS encoding succinate--CoA ligase subunit alpha, which gives rise to MSILITADTTCIIQGITGREAVSMTRECLDYGTRIVGGVTPGRGGRDVHGVPVYDTVEQIAKKTRVDASVISVPPAFARDAAFEAIEAGVKLLVIVTENIPRFEVAQMVELAELRGARIIGPNCLGVLSPGEAKIGGLGGRAVDARKAFTKGRIGVMSRSGGMTTEICNTLSAAGLGQSTAVSIGGDAIIGSSYAELMPLFEADPETEAIAIYSEPGGRMEADLARWVTDHRSRLPVVAFMAGRFMDAMPGMRFGHAGTIVEGKADTTAEKIERMRAAGIAVAERIEDIPALVWKQLGR
- the tkt gene encoding transketolase → MSHPSTPLAPEPSAQGVDLAAKTVRVLTVDAVRQAGIGHVGLPLGCAEIGVLLYSEILKHDPARPDWFDRDRFVLSAGHGSMLLYSLLHLSGYDLPIDEIRKFRQLHSRTPGHPEYGATPGVETTTGPLGQGLGNAVGMALAERILAARFGAELVDHRTYVLASDGDLMEGVAHEASSLAGHLGLGKLIVLYDDNSITIEGPTSLSFSEDVARRYESYGWEVQRADGHSRDAVRAALLRAQKDEEKPHLIICRTHIGQGSPAVDSSDAHGSFKDGEATEQTRANLGWTLGPFEVPEPAREVFRANASRGAALRRDWEVRRTRVLADPGLAVLWRAMVERELPADLSQRLPQMRGEKPMATRQASGKLINALAKSVPSLIGGSADLAGSNNTAIAGEASISRGKFVGRNLHFGVREHAMGALANGLALHGGIRPYTGTFLVFSDYMRPALRLAALMSQPVVFIFSHDSIFVGEDGPTHQPVEQIAALRAIPNLEVWRPADARETVAAWQAALARSHGPTALLLSRQNLPVLDQDGVEAQAARGGWIALREAGTAPPELVIAATGSELSPALGAAARLAAEGRRVRVVSLPCLERFAEQDEAYRESVLPAAPRRVLVEAGVALGLGSWLRPGDGFVGMTGFGASASYQALAQEFGFSAENVHRVAKGILS